The following coding sequences are from one Pocillopora verrucosa isolate sample1 chromosome 5, ASM3666991v2, whole genome shotgun sequence window:
- the LOC136281061 gene encoding proprotein convertase subtilisin/kexin type 6-like, with the protein MFSTKFNERHRSTMSRFSSYTLFLIFFALTETSVSEIYTNVWAVKMNGGQSEVAKLALKYDLSYDKHLFDDYHTIKIVKKSGKTLLSSEIDSILRSEPKVEWFMHQKEKKYKLLQINPELRKMWYIKRPEGSNEPTQNVISSWKSGYTGRGIVVGVVDDGVDGSHPELKDNYRWDLSYDYVAGKQVPFGTRVSGHGNKCAGVIAGKRNNDLCGVGIAYEANITGIRLFDDDIKSTDATESAALVHKLESIDIYSNSWGPGDMAWQIEGPGPLTSAALEEGIKKGRDKRGAIYTFAAGNGGMTGDSCAYNGYVNSIYTIAINGVNKDGSRPSYAEECPGIMATTYSSDMGGGIVTVDNTNGCVSDFTASSAATAIASGLIALTLHANPNLTWRDVQHIIANSARAAPGEVWLKQGHWQQNKAGFHISKVYGFGLMDAGKMVMLASKWKKVPEQIKCEIEGSDKDIKIPRTVSIEVKDCAIKFLEHVQIRVNLNFSRRGDLSLQLRAPSGTTSPMTGKRYIDNLTGFRNLTDWIITSLFHWEEDPTGRWELKIDDFDKRYPSSGQLHGWSLILYGTSSDPLTSELRSEVDSTRVIPTEKPKYSTKPMRTVTPTEQPSSTAKTNKVSWWKIVIFIVLGLLAMSIAFVVYWYCRFYKKQDNNAVTVQQGSVHLKGPSEHLKSKPPSCNV; encoded by the exons ATGTTTTCAACCAAATTCAACGAGCGACACAGAAGTACGATGTCTAGGTTCTCAAGCTACACCctgtttcttatattttttgctctgacagaaacttctgtcagCGAGATTTACACTAATGTCTGGGCCGTAAAAATGAATGGTGGTCAATCAGAAGTCGCGAAGTTAGCCTTGAAGTACGACCTATCCTACGACAAACAT CTCTTTGATGACTATCATActataaaaattgtgaaaaagtcTGGGAAGACCTTGCTATCATCAGAAATTGACAGCATTTTGCGTTCTGAGCCAAAG GTTGAATGGTTTATgcatcagaaagagaaaaagtataaACTATTACAGATAAACCCAGAACTTCGTAAGATGTGGTATATT AAAAGACCTGAGGGATCTAATGAACCAACACAAAATGTCATTTCTTCTTGGAAATCTGGCTATACAGGAAGAGGAATTGTGGTGGGAGTTGTTGATGATGGAGTCGATGGCAGTCATCCTGAACTAAAAGACAACTAT agATGGGATTTGAGTTACGATTATGTGGCTGGCAAACAGGTGCCGTTTGGAACACGAGTATCAGG ACATGGCAATAAATGTGCAGGTGTCATAGCTGGAAAACGCAATAATGATTTATGTGGTGTGGGAATCGCTTATGAAGCCAATATTACAG GCATCCGcctttttgatgatgacatTAAGTCAACTGATGCAACAGAATCTGCAGCCTTGGTGCACAAGCTAGAAAGTATTGACATATACTCCAACAGCTGGGGACCTGGGGATATGGCATGGCAAATAGAGGGTCCTGGACCGCTGACCAGTGCAGCCTTAGAAGAAGGCattaaaaag GGTCGTGATAAACGAGGTGCCATCTACACGTTTGCAGCTGGAAATGGTGGTATGACGGGAGACAGCTGTGCATACAATGGTTATGTGAATAGTATTTACACCATCGCCATCAACGGTGTGAATAAAGATGGATCCCGTCCCAGCTACGCAGAAGAATGTCCTGGAATCATGGCCACCACGTACAGTAGTGACATGGGTGGAGGAATT GTAACTGTTGATAACACAAACGGTTGTGTCAGCGATTTCACAGCTTCGTCAGCGGCTACTGCCATTGCATCAGGACTGATTGCACTGACCCTACATGCAAA CCCTAACTTAACGTGGCGTGACGTCCAACACATCATAGCCAACAGTGCAAGAGCAGCGCCTGGTGAAGTCTGGCTCAAACAAGGCCATTGGCAGCAAAACAAAGCAGGGTTTCATATTAGCAAGGTTTATGGCTTTGGGCTTATGGACGCTGGCAAGATGGTGATGTTAGCAAGTAAATGGAAGAAGGTTCCAGAGCAGATAAAATGCGAGATCGAAGGCAGTGACAAAGACAT AAAAATCCCAAGAACAGTTTCAATAGAAGTGAAAGATTGTGCTATCAAATTCCTGGAGCACGTGCAGATCAGAGTCAATCTTAATTTCTCTCGCCGTGGCGACTTGTCCCTGCAGCTGAGAGCACCGAGTGGCACAACATCTCCAATGACTGGAAAGCGGTACATAGACAACTTAACAGGATTCAGAAACTTGACTGACTGGATTATTACATCTCTTTTTCACTGGGAAGAAGACCCGACTGGCAGATGGGAGcttaaaattgatgattttgacaaGCGATATCCAAGTTCAG GTCAACTTCACGGCTGgtccttgatattgtatggcaCTTCTTCAGACCCACTTACATCAGAACTAAGGAGCGAAGTAGATTCGACACGTGTTATACCTACTGAGAAACCCAAATATTCAACGAAACCAATGAGAACAGTCACCCCAACTGAACAACCCTCGTCAACagccaaaacaaacaaag TATCATGGTGGAAAATTGTGATATTCATCGTACTGGGTTTACTTGCGATGTCAATAGCGTTTGTTGTGTATTGGTATTGTCGATTCTACAAAAAACAAGATAACAACGCTGTAACCGTGCAGCAAGGATCAGTGCATCTCAAAGGACCAAGCGAACATCTAAAATCTAAACCTCCCAGTTGCAACGTGTAA
- the LOC136281131 gene encoding uncharacterized protein has translation MRDSQTEDDLRIRDFTTVHESTKVFRLEPTKKSHSMDRGGKLWVKQAQEEIFPEEIKDLIGGKEVRRQSHLKLLTPIVDKLGILRVGGRLDRAELSYDAAHPMILPKKHHIKQLIVADVHNRCRHAGVNHVLAHLRNRCWIIDGRQEVKNLDKECEVCERRRVQPSV, from the exons ATGAGAGATAGTCAAACCGAAGATGACCTTCGCATTAGAGATTTCACAACCGTTCATGAATCCACTAAAGTATTCCGGTTGGAACCGACTAAGAAGAGTCACAGTATGG ACAGAGGTGGAAAACTGTGGGTGAAACAAGCACAGGAGGAGATATTTCCTGAAGAGATAAAAGATTTAATTGGAGGAAAAGAAGTCAGAAGACAGAGCCACTTGAAACTTCTTACCCCTATTGTGGATAAGCTAGGTATATTGCGAGTCGGAGGGCGATTGGACCGAGCAGAACTATCTTATGATGCTGCACACCCCATGATCTTGCCAAAGAAACATCACATCAAGCAATTAATTGTTGCCGACGTCCATAACCGTTGCCGACATGCGGGCGTCAACCATGTGCTAGCTCATTTACGAAACCGATGCTGGATTATAGATGGTCGCCAGGAAGTGAAGAACTTGGACAAAGAATGCGAGGTGTGTGAGAGAAGACGTGTACAGCCATCAGTGTAG
- the LOC136281217 gene encoding uncharacterized protein yields MATFREAREALLLANALDLIADEEMLLLYDVNTSKNLDIPYWKYEKFNLDSLSDDECKSEFRFLKHDIYNLLDVLDLPDKITCPNRFYVYSDEALCLLLRRFAFPCRYEDLVPRFGRPVPQLCMVVSEMMDILYARFGQLFSGINQPWLSQANLVDFAEAIYNKGAALDNCWGFIDGTVRPVARPGENQRVLYNGHKRVHAIKFQSVVAPNGLIVNLFGPVEGCRHDSGMLAMSGLLPMLEAHCVSPTGQPLCLYGDPAYPLRVHLQGPFKGAALTAPQQLFNKSMSKVRTAVEWVFGDILEYFSFLDFKRNLKVGLSAVGKMYIICALLRNAHSCTYGSTTSSFFGVEPPPLDQYFI; encoded by the coding sequence ATGGCCACCTTCAGGGAGGCAAGAGAGGCTCTTTTGCTTGCTAATGCCTTGGATTTGATCGCCGATGAAGAAATGCTGTTACTCTACGACGTTAACACTTCAAAGAATCTTGACATTCCTTACTGGAAGTACGAAAAATTCAATCTGGACTCTCTTTCCGACGACGAATGCAAAAGCGAATTCCGTTTCTTAAAACATGATATCTACAATCTGCTCGACGTTCTGGATCTTCCTGACAAAATTACCTGCCCAAATCGTTTTTATGTTTACAGTGATGAAGCGCTATGTTTGCTTCTGCGTCGTTTTGCCTTTCCATGCAGGTACGAAGACCTTGTTCCCCGATTTGGAAGGCCTGTACCGCAATTATGTATGGTGGTGTCTGAGATGATGGATATTCTTTATGCCCGCTTCGGACAGTTGTTTTCTGGTATTAATCAGCCATGGCTATCACAAGCAAATCTAGTTGATTTTGCAGAAGCTATCTACAATAAAGGAGCCGCCCTTGACAACTGTTGGGGATTTATAGACGGAACTGTACGACCAGTTGCTAGGCCTGGCGAAAACCAAAGAGTATTGTACAATGGCCACAAGAGAGTGCATGCGATAAAGTTTCAAAGTGTAGTTGCACCAAATGGTCTGATCGTAAACCTTTTTGGACCTGTGGAAGGATGCAGACACGACAGCGGAATGTTAGCCATGTCTGGTTTGTTGCCAATGTTAGAAGCTCACTGTGTATCTCCAACAGGCCAACCGTTATGTTTATATGGTGACCCTGCATACCCCTTGAGGGTCCACCTGCAGGGTCCATTTAAGGGTGCTGCCCTAACAGCACCACAGCAACTGTTTAACAAATCGATGAGTAAAGTAAGAACAGCAGTAGAGTGGGTTTTTGGTGACATTTTAGAGTACTTTTcgtttttagattttaaaagaaatcttaaGGTTGGACTCAGTGCAGTAGGAAAAATGTATATCATTTGTGCCCTGTTGAGAAATGCCCACTCATGTACATATGGGTCGacaacttcttctttctttggtgTTGAACCGCCTCCATTAGACCAGTACTTTATTTAA